One segment of Drosophila mauritiana strain mau12 chromosome 3R, ASM438214v1, whole genome shotgun sequence DNA contains the following:
- the LOC117145187 gene encoding stromal cell-derived factor 2, with protein sequence MQHALLLTGLALVGSISRGAATESNVVTCGSILKLLNSDYAFRLHSHDVKYGSGSGQQSVTGVEQKEDVNSHWVIKAQTGELCERGEPIACGSTVRLEHLSTKKNLHSHHFSSPLSGEQEVSAYGTDGLGDTGDHWEVVCSNENWMRTAHVRLRHIDTGMYLGMSGRSYGRPISGQMEIVGVHKPQHGTRWTTAEGLFIVPKEKSSTHEEYAHSEL encoded by the exons ATGCAGCACGCACTACTTCTTACAGGACTGGCGCTGGTGGGCAGCATTTCCAGGGGAGCCG CCACAGAATCCAACGTGGTCACCTGCGGCTCCATCCTGAAGCTGCTTAACTCGGACTACGCCTTCCGCCTGCACTCCCACGACGTCAAGTACGGATCTGGGTCCGGGCAGCAGTCGGTGACGGGCGTGGAGCAGAAGGAGGACGTGAACAGCCACTGGGTGATCAAGGCGCAGACCGGCGAGCTGTGCGAAAGGGGCGAGCCCATCGCCTGCGGATCCACCGTGCGACTGGAGCACCTGTCCACCAAGAAGAACCTGCACTCGCACCACTTTTCGTCGCCGCTCTCCGGCGAGCAGGAGGTGTCCGCCTACGGAACGGACGGACTCGGCGACACCGGCGACCACTGGGAGGTGGTCTGCTCCAACGAGAACTGGATGCGCACTGCCCACGTAAGGCTGCGCCACATCGACACCGGCATGTACCTGGGCATGTCCGGCCGCTCCTACGGCAGACCCATCTCCGGCCAAATGGAAATCGTTGGCGTCCACAAGCCGCAGCACGGAACGCGCTGGACCACGGCGGAGGGCCTCTTCATCGTGCCCAAGGAGAAGAGCTCTACGCACGAGGAGTACGCCCACTCGGAGCTGTAG